The DNA sequence AGCAGTTTGCAGTTACATATATTTGATTATTACACATGAACATATTTAATACACAGAAATATATTTACAGTCTAGCAATATAATCATCTGTCTCGCTATATACTGAAGAAAATTGAGGTCcaaccataaaaccaattgacaatatggagAGTAACCTAACTACTTAAAAGCACTTGAAATGTCCCTCCTTTCTCCCATGTAAGATTGACTCTcaagttccaccataaaaccaattgacaatggGAAGTGCCCAAACTACTTATGAGCACATGCAAGGTGCCTCTTTTCTCATGTGGGATTCACTCTCAACATATAAAACTGAAAATGTTTAGATACGTAAAGCAGATTAAGTTGAGACTTGAGATGCAATCATCAAAGTTTCAAAACAATAAATCTGAACCTTTTTTACTtgtgtttctttttcttggcaGGGGACAAAGATCAAACCCTTGAATTCCTTCCTGGATTTTCAGCATTCCTTGCATCCGACTTACCTGGTGGAATATCAACAGAAAATTTAGGATCCCCAATTGCAGTTATGATGCATAAAATGGGACTCAAGCTACCAAGGGCAACTGCAGTTGCCATAAACTCTTTTCAAGACCTAGATCTCGAAGTTGCGTTTGAGCTCAAGAAAAAGTTTCATAAATTTCTCCATGTTGGACCCTTAACCCTAACACCACCACTACTACCAAAAATTTCGGAGGACAACGGATGCTTAGAGTGGTTAGGTAACCATAAGCCTGCATCCGTAGCGTACATTAGCTTCGGAACTGTAGCAGCACTGCCGCCGCATGAGCTAGCAGCATTAGCTGAAGCCCTAGAGGAAGGAGGATTTCCATTCATTTGGTCAtttaggggaaatgaaaaagaTTTCCCCGAGGGATTCCTCGAacgaacaaaacaaaatggaaACGGGAAAGTAGTACCATGGGCTTCCCAAACTCAAATACTCAACAATGCCTGCGTCGGAGTTTTTGTGACTCATTGTGGTTGGAACTCAATTTTGGAGAGCATAACCGGTGGCGTGCCAATGATATGCAGGCCTTTTAAGGCTGATCAGCCACTAAACATGAGGACTCTAGAGGCTGTGTGGAAGATTGGGGTGGGGGTCGAGGGAGGAGTTGTGACAAAAAGTGGAGCAATGAAGGCATTGCAGTTATGTTTATCAAGTAAAGAAGGAAAGGAAATGAGAGAGAGGATTAGCGTGTTCAAAGAGTTTGCTGAAGAGGCTGTTAAATCGTATGGTCGTACAACTGAAGATTTAAACACTTTGGTTAACGAAATAATATGTAGACCAAGCAAGCCTAAGTGGTTGGAGTGGGCTGAGGGTTTGAGGAGTTGGGGTGGGTTTTGGTATCCGGCGGTTTGATCACTTTTTCTTCCGGTGTAGTGTTCTGGTATCAGCTATTGTTCTTAGTCCCATGGCCTACGCTAATTAATGCACGAATaggttccctttttttttcctttttcgtgAATAGGGAACCTTTCATTGATGAGTAATGATTTGTCCTCGTACCTATTTTTGTAAATCAAACCGAAACAACATATATGATTAAACAGAGCTGTGTAAGCAAAGAAAAAACATATGTGATTAACAGAGCTGTGTAAGCGAAGATAAACCACGTGATTATGATTTCGCATCATGACAAAAACTGATACGAAGTTATGAGATGAAAAGGCCCCACTGAAACCATTCCGTAAAAATCTATAGATAGAAAATCAGGCGAAAGAGATTGGCATTTGCATCCACGCTGTATAGAGAGGAAATCGtagaattatttattttaaactttATGTAAACT is a window from the Malus domestica chromosome 16, GDT2T_hap1 genome containing:
- the LOC114822310 gene encoding flavonol 3-O-glucosyltransferase F3GT2-like gives rise to the protein MSHKSCSQHVAVLVFPFASHPSPLLLFVRMISAVAPDVKFSFFSLAKSNSSLFTKCNIKGFDNIKPYDVWDGLPESYVFSGNPLEPIDFFLKAAPGSFKKGIAEAEAEIGHKVGCLISDAFLWFACDMAEEMQIPWVPLWTSGQRPLFIHVANDVIKEKLGASGDKDQTLEFLPGFSAFLASDLPGGISTENLGSPIAVMMHKMGLKLPRATAVAINSFQDLDLEVAFELKKKFHKFLHVGPLTLTPPLLPKISEDNGCLEWLGNHKPASVAYISFGTVAALPPHELAALAEALEEGGFPFIWSFRGNEKDFPEGFLERTKQNGNGKVVPWASQTQILNNACVGVFVTHCGWNSILESITGGVPMICRPFKADQPLNMRTLEAVWKIGVGVEGGVVTKSGAMKALQLCLSSKEGKEMRERISVFKEFAEEAVKSYGRTTEDLNTLVNEIICRPSKPKWLEWAEGLRSWGGFWYPAV